The proteins below come from a single Rosa rugosa chromosome 2, drRosRugo1.1, whole genome shotgun sequence genomic window:
- the LOC133732706 gene encoding (-)-alpha-pinene synthase-like, with translation MSMATDPSPSSQVPQIAKPEIVRQTANFQPSIWGDQFINYDSQDIKTEALWQQEVEELKVVVKREVFTNGKGDFSHQLKLIDAIQRLGVAYHFEQEIEYALQHIHATYHDQDHYRDNGDLYTTALCFRLLRQHGYDISSDIFNKFKHANGSFKEGLVVDGSAMLSLYEAAHLKVHGEDILEEALVFTTTHLESAKSNACYGVQMTEQITQALARPLRKSLERICAKRHMSIYQHEDEASLINHSEALLRLVKLDFNLVQSLHKKELCEITRWWKELDFERKLPFARDRKVELFFWIVGVYFEPQYSTGRTIMTKVSILLTVLDDIYDAYGTFEELVIFTEAIDRWDVKCIDELPDYLKIFYHELLNLFNDIDKVMSKEGKSYRVCYAIQAMKNQARSYFNEAQWLHEGYTPSIEEYMRVATGSISYTFLTTISLLGMGDIVTKDAFEWLLNDPKIVRASNIIFRLMDDIVSTKFEKEREHAPSSIDCYMKQYSVSEQETIDIFNKQIVESWKDINEEFLKPTAVPISVLMRVLNLTRVADLLYKGEDGFTRVGKMTKDSVAAVIIDPVPL, from the exons ATGTCTATGGCTACAGATCCTTCCCCATCAAGTCAAGTACCACAAATTGCTAAGCCTGAAATTGTTCGCCAGACAGCGAATTTTCAACCAAGCATTTGGGGAGATCAGTTCATCAACTATGATTCTCAAGACATT AAGACTGAGGCCCTTTGGCAACAAGAAGTCGAGGAACTGAAAGTAGTAGTGAAGAGGGAAGTATTTACAAATGGGAAAGGTGATTTTTCCCATCAACTCAAGTTGATCGATGCAATCCAACGCCTTGGCGTGGCATACCATTTTGAACAAGAAATAGAATATGCACTGCAACACATCCATGCTACATATCATGATCAGGATCACTACCGTGATAATGGCGATCTTTACACTACTGCGCTATGTTTCCGATTGCTAAGGCAACATGGATATGATATCTCATCTG ATATATTCAACAAGTTCAAACATGCAAATGGTAGCTTCAAAGAAGGCTTAGTTGTCGATGGGTCAGCTATGCTGAGCCTCTACGAAGCTGCACATCTTAAGGTTCATGGAGAAGATATACTAGAAGAGGCTCTTGTTTTCACCACTACTCACCTCGAGTCCGCAAAATCCAATGCGTGCTATGGAGTACAAATGACTGAACAAATCACTCAAGCCTTGGCGAGACCTCTGCGAAAAAGTCTAGAGAGGATATGTGCCAAGCGACACATGTCAATTTACCAACATGAAGATGAAGCCTCACTCATCAACCACAGTGAAGCTTTATTGAGACTTGTAAAGTTGGATTTCAATCTTGTTCAGTCTTTACACAAAAAAGAGTTGTGTGAAATTACTAg GTGGTGGAAAGAACTAGACTTTGAAAGGAAATTGCCTTTTGCAAGAGACAGGAAGGTGGAGTTGTTCTTTTGGATAGTGGGAGTATATTTTGAACCCCAGTACTCTACTGGCAGAACCATTATGACAAAAGTGTCTATCCTCCTAACTGTTTTGGATGATATATATGACGCATATGGTACATTTGAAGAACTCGTGATCTTTACTGAAGCAATTGACAG GTGGGATGTCAAATGCATAGATGAGCTCCCGGACTATTTGAAAATATTCTATCATGAACTTTTGAATCTTTTCAATGATATTGACAAAGTGATGTCAAAGGAAGGAAAATCTTACCGAGTTTGCTACGCAATACAAGCT ATGAAAAATCAAGCTCGATCGTATTTCAACGAGGCTCAATGGTTGCACGAAGGATACACTCCAAGCATTGAGGAGTATATGAGGGTTGCAACAGGTTCTATAAGTTACACTTTTCTAACAACCATTTCATTACTCGGCATGGGAGATATTGTAACAAAGGATGCATTTGAGTGGTTGTTGAATGACCCGAAAATTGTTAGAGCTTCCAATATCATTTTTAGGCTTATGGATGACATTGTTTCCACCAAG tttgagaaagagagagagcatgCACCTTCAAGCATTGATTGCTATATGAAGCAATATAGTGTTTCAGAGCAAGAGACAATTGATATTTTCAACAAACAAATTGTGGAATCATGGAAAGATATAAACGAGGAGTTTCTTAAACCAACTGCCGTGCCAATATCGGTTCTTATGCGCGTTCTCAATTTAACAAGAGTTGCAGATCTCCTTTATAAGGGAGAAGATGGATTCACTCGGGTTGGGAAGATGACCAAAGATAGTGTTGCTGCAGTTATTATCGATCCAGTGCCACTGTGA
- the LOC133733455 gene encoding protein SUPPRESSOR OF K(+) TRANSPORT GROWTH DEFECT 1 has protein sequence MYSNFKEQAIEYVKQAVHEDNSGNYAKAFPLYMNALEYFKTHLKYEKNPKIKEAITQKFTEYLRRAEEIRAVLDDGGPGPASNGDAAVATRPKTKPKDGEGGDGEDPEQAKLRAGLNSAIIREKPNVKWNDVAGLESAKQALQEAVILPVKFPQFFTGKRRPWRAFLLYGPPGTGKSYLAKAVATEADSTFFSISSSDLVSKWMGESEKLVSNLFQMARDSAPSIIFVDEIDSLCGTRGEGNESEASRRIKTELLVQMQGVGTNDQKVLVLAATNTPYALDQAIRRRFDKRIYIPLPDAKARQHIFKVHLGDTPHNLTESDFESLGFKTEGFSGSDISVCVKDVLFEPVRKTQDAMFFFKNSDNMFIPCGPKQPGAVQITMQELAAQGLASQILPPPITKTDFDKVLARQRPTVSKGDLEVHERFTKEFGEEG, from the exons ATGTATAGCAATTTCAAAGAGCAGGCTATAGAGTACGTGAAGCAAGCCGTCCATGAAGACAACAGTGGAAACTACGCAAAGGCCTTTCCTTTGTACATGAACGCTCTCGAGTACTTCAAGACCCACCTCAAGTACGAGAAGAACCCTAAGATCAAGGAGGCTATTACCCAGAAATTCACCGAGTATTTGCGCCGGGCCGAGGAGATTCGGGCCGTTTTGGACGACGGCGGGCCCGGCCCGGCCTCCAACGGCGACGCGGCGGTCGCGACCAGGCCCAAGACCAAGCCCAAGGACGGGGAAGGCGGCGACGGGGAGGATCCGGAGCAGGCCAAGCTCCGGGCTGGGCTTAATTCGGCGATTATAAGGGAAAAGCCCAATGTCAAGTGGAATGATGTGGCGGGTCTTGAGAGCGCTAAGCAGGCTTTGCAAGAGGCCGTGATATTGCCGGTCAAGTTCCCTCAGTTCTTTACTg GCAAGAGACGACCATGGAGGGCTTTTCTATTGTATGGTCCTCCTGGAACTGGAAAGTCTTACTTGGCCAAGGCTGTTGCAACTGAAGCTGACTCCACATTTTTCAG TATTTCCTCTTCAGACCTGGTTTCAAAGTGGATGGGTGAGAGTGAGAAGCTAGTTTCAAACCTTTTCCAAATGGCTCGAGATAGTGCCCCATCCATCATCTTCGTTGATGAAATAGATTCCTTATGTGGGACGCGTGGAGAAGGCAATGAGAGTGAAGCTTCTAGACGAATCAAGACAGAACTTCTTGTGCAGATGCag GGTGTGGGAACCAATGACCAAAAAGTTCTTGTTCTTGCAGCGACAAATACTCCCTATGCATTAGACCAG GCCATTCGAAGACGTTTTGACAAGCGTATTTACATTCCCCTTCCAGATGCAAAGGCTCGACAGCATATATTCAAA GTCCACTTGGGAGATACTCCTCACAACTTGACAGAAAGTGATTTTGAAAGCTTAGGTTTCAAAACTGAGGGATTTTCGGGTTCAGATATTTCTGTTTGT GTCAAGGATGTTCTTTTTGAACCTGTACGCAAAACACAAGATGCCATGTTCTTTTTCAAGAATTCTGATAATATGTTCATACCTTGTGGACCAAAGCAACCGGGTGCTGTCCAAATCACCATGCAGGAGTTGGCAGCTCAAGGACTAGCTTCACAG ATCCTTCCACCTCCCATCACAAAAACAGATTTTGATAAGGTACTTGCTAGACAGAGGCCTACTGTGAGCAAAGGGGACCTTGAAGTCCATGAAAGGTTCACGAAAGAATTTGGAGAGGAAGGGTGA